The Physeter macrocephalus isolate SW-GA unplaced genomic scaffold, ASM283717v5 random_104, whole genome shotgun sequence genome has a window encoding:
- the LOC114484845 gene encoding uncharacterized protein isoform X2: protein MRLERGEGAAEGHVGRFPAKGSGGDAQRDPESGRRTGPQPERDRRTKTEVAAARQRGGPESRERPGRAEKARAAADMCVGRPTFRCKGFRTEKLPPVCPASTFLLSPKCSPERKTSRFHRTSHRKSLWGRPKPPFPHDWLGAAANSQLTSAPGACEPELPADAGLPTPAEGLLQRSLLLREPQLRVRAQKMTFKVVGSPGGHSCWVRAQALGSPGLGRVSHTEGPALLTNALGVGGQPEAAAMALGHFWKCTLSA, encoded by the exons ATGCGCCTGGAGCGGGGGGAGGGAGCCGCGGAGGGACACGTGGGAAGGTTCCCTGCAAAAGGGAGCGGTGGGGACGCGCAGAGAGACCCAGAAAGCGGGAGGCGCACAGGGCCGCAGCCGGAGCGAGACAGGAGGACAAAGACAGAGGTGGCGGCAGCGAGACAAAGGGGGGGACCGGAGAGCCGCGAGCGGCCCGGCCGCGCGGAGAAGGCGCGCGCGGCCGCCGACATGTGTGTG GGACGACCGACCTTCAGATGCAAAGGCTTTCGTACCGAGAAGCTTCCTCCGGTTTGCCCGGCCAGCACTTTCCTCCTCAGCCCCAAATGCAGCCCAGAAAGGAAGACAAGCCGATTCCACAG aacCAGCCACAGAAAATCTCTGTGGGGGAGACCAAAGCCTCCGTTCCCACACGACTGGCTCGGCGCAGCTGCCAACAGCCAGCTGACCTCCGCCCCCGGAGCCTGTGAGCCTGAGCTGCCTGCGGACGCCGGCCTTCCCACCCCGGCCGAGGGGCTCCTCCAACGCTCCTTGCTCCTAAGAGAACCTCAGCTCAGAGTCAGAGCCCAGAAGATGACCTTCAAGGTCGTGGGGTCCCCTGGAGGGCACTCCTGCTGGGTGCgagcccaggctctgggctcCCCCGGCCTGGGGCGTGTTTCTCACACGGAGGGACCAGCCTTGCTGACTAATGCACTAGGGGTGGGGGGACAGCCAGAGGCAGCAGCCATGGCCCTGGGACACTTCTGGAAATGTACCCTATCAGCATGA
- the LOC114484845 gene encoding uncharacterized protein isoform X3, with amino-acid sequence MPPSASRKGGRPTFRCKGFRTEKLPPVCPASTFLLSPKCSPERKTSRFHRTSHRKSLWGRPKPPFPHDWLGAAANSQLTSAPGACEPELPADAGLPTPAEGLLQRSLLLREPQLRVRAQKMTFKVVGSPGGHSCWVRAQALGSPGLGRVSHTEGPALLTNALGVGGQPEAAAMALGHFWKCTLSA; translated from the exons ATGCCCCCCTCTGCCTCCAGGAAAGGG GGACGACCGACCTTCAGATGCAAAGGCTTTCGTACCGAGAAGCTTCCTCCGGTTTGCCCGGCCAGCACTTTCCTCCTCAGCCCCAAATGCAGCCCAGAAAGGAAGACAAGCCGATTCCACAG aacCAGCCACAGAAAATCTCTGTGGGGGAGACCAAAGCCTCCGTTCCCACACGACTGGCTCGGCGCAGCTGCCAACAGCCAGCTGACCTCCGCCCCCGGAGCCTGTGAGCCTGAGCTGCCTGCGGACGCCGGCCTTCCCACCCCGGCCGAGGGGCTCCTCCAACGCTCCTTGCTCCTAAGAGAACCTCAGCTCAGAGTCAGAGCCCAGAAGATGACCTTCAAGGTCGTGGGGTCCCCTGGAGGGCACTCCTGCTGGGTGCgagcccaggctctgggctcCCCCGGCCTGGGGCGTGTTTCTCACACGGAGGGACCAGCCTTGCTGACTAATGCACTAGGGGTGGGGGGACAGCCAGAGGCAGCAGCCATGGCCCTGGGACACTTCTGGAAATGTACCCTATCAGCATGA
- the LOC114484845 gene encoding uncharacterized protein isoform X1 — translation MPSRMPRFHSADRPLTPARRFPRRVPGPSRETHGCRGDPSFTQNSSVRKPGQARVRARVCASITSPTHHVPSEPGSPYSKAQRAGVDGSGTFRLPPCHILHGSFKGRPTFRCKGFRTEKLPPVCPASTFLLSPKCSPERKTSRFHRTSHRKSLWGRPKPPFPHDWLGAAANSQLTSAPGACEPELPADAGLPTPAEGLLQRSLLLREPQLRVRAQKMTFKVVGSPGGHSCWVRAQALGSPGLGRVSHTEGPALLTNALGVGGQPEAAAMALGHFWKCTLSA, via the exons ATGCCCAGCAGGATGCCTCGCTTCCACAGTGCAGACCGCCCTCTGACCCCTGCCAGACGTTTCCCGAGGCGTGTGCCGGGTCCCAGCAGGGAGACGCACGGGTGCAGGGGCGACCCCAGTTTCACTCAAAACTCCTCAGTACGCAAACCAGGGCAGGCCAGGGTCAGAGCGCGGGTCTGCGCCAGCATCACCTCTCCCACACATCACGTTCCCTCTGAGCCTGGGTCCCCCTACTCCAAAGCACAGAGGGCAGGCGTGGACGGCTCAGGGACCTTCAGGCTCCCACCTTGTCACATTCTGCATGGCTCTTTCAAGGGACGACCGACCTTCAGATGCAAAGGCTTTCGTACCGAGAAGCTTCCTCCGGTTTGCCCGGCCAGCACTTTCCTCCTCAGCCCCAAATGCAGCCCAGAAAGGAAGACAAGCCGATTCCACAG aacCAGCCACAGAAAATCTCTGTGGGGGAGACCAAAGCCTCCGTTCCCACACGACTGGCTCGGCGCAGCTGCCAACAGCCAGCTGACCTCCGCCCCCGGAGCCTGTGAGCCTGAGCTGCCTGCGGACGCCGGCCTTCCCACCCCGGCCGAGGGGCTCCTCCAACGCTCCTTGCTCCTAAGAGAACCTCAGCTCAGAGTCAGAGCCCAGAAGATGACCTTCAAGGTCGTGGGGTCCCCTGGAGGGCACTCCTGCTGGGTGCgagcccaggctctgggctcCCCCGGCCTGGGGCGTGTTTCTCACACGGAGGGACCAGCCTTGCTGACTAATGCACTAGGGGTGGGGGGACAGCCAGAGGCAGCAGCCATGGCCCTGGGACACTTCTGGAAATGTACCCTATCAGCATGA